ATTTTCAATTTGAATTTCATTTCAGGCTCATTTGAGTTCTATTTAAAGCGAACGAATAGTACCCTAGAAGCTCAGGAGCACGAGGCAAATTAAGTAGGGTTTTCCTAGTGTTTCTATATCTTTAAAccatacaaaataaataaacccTTAAGGTTACTGCAAATGGCACCCCAAGCGCCTGTCGACCACGTTTTCCATGGGAAAATTCCAGGGCTGGAGTCGAGCCACATGAAGCGAGCATACGTGACATTTTTGGCTGGAAATGGTGACTATGTTAAAGGCGTGGTTGGATTGGCTAAGGGCTTGAGAAAGGTGAAAAGTTCTTACCCTTTGGTGGTGGCGATCTTGCCTGACGTGCCAGAAGAGCATCGGGAGATATTGAAGGAACAGGGCTGCATTGTGAAGGAAATTGAACCGATTTACCCGCCAGAGAATCAGATTCAGTTTGCCATGGCTTATTATGTTATCAATTACTCCAAGCTTCGTATATGGAATGTGAGTATTTTATCtctttatatatttatgtgttCGTCTCATCAATCATGCACATATATTATGTACACAAGTTGTCTTATCAACCGACGCATAGGAAATATATAAAGGCCTAATTAATTTCTTATCTAAAATCTGTAATCTGAATATTAGTAATAAATTTATTTGGATGTTAGAGAAATgccataaattttaaaaacttttgtCCGAAGTTCAGATTTCAAACTATTCCATTGAGACTTTAgaaattaaattcttttgtgtAAAAAGTTATAGTTTTatgcacacacatatataacgTGTATCACAAATACCAATAATAGAGAATGTAGCAGTTGCACTAAATATATGAATAAATTAAGTTAAGAAATTCTGATATTGggcataaaattaaaaatttatcaatttaattaatctgcCCCATACTCACATATACCGTATgcagatttaaatttaaatgcatAAATTTACACCTTTCATTTGTATTCTGGTGAGTGATGCTCGTTGTGGATGTCCATATAATTAACTTCATTAGTGATGAATATTGGTTATACGGTGGTCTAGCCATTTTTCAGGgccaaattaaattattattattttcaacattaatgtcaaaatcacacacacacatacggGAGCAAACTTAATTTTGCATTTTCCACGTATTTCCGTGGCATGTCACATTTTAAAGAATCAAATATATTAATGTTTGAATGGCAGTTCAAGGAGTACAGCAAGATGGTGTACCTGGATGCAGACATTCAGGTTTACGACAACATCGACCACCTCTTCGACGCACCGGACGGCTACTTCTATGCGGTAATGGACTGTTTCTGCGAGAAAACGTGGAGCCACTCGAAGCAGTACTCTATTGGTTACTGCCAACAGGTTCCCAATAAGGTGACTTGGCCTGCTGAAATGGGGTCCCCTCCGCCTCTCTATTTCAATGCTGGAATGTTCGTGTTCGAGCCTAGCCAGACTACTTACGACAACCTCCTCGAAACCCTGCGTATTACTCCTCCAACATCATTTGCTGAACAGGTATATACATACATGTgatcttgttttctttttcgCAGACGTCCTAAACACACGATTTGGAAGATCTGAATTGTAAAGTTGGGTCGCACTCATTAGTAACTACTAATAGGATACGAATTAACACTCTCTCCATTCTAtagagaaaataaattttgcagGTTGCTaagatttataaattttgtactCGACAGGATTTCTTGAACATGTTCTTCAACAGCGTCTACAAACCCATTCGAAATGTTTACAATCTTGTTCTAGCAAATCTGTGGCGCCATCCTGAGAATGTAGAGCTTGAAAAAGTCAAAGTTGTTCACTATTGTGCTGCTGTAAGCATCAGTCTCTTCTCttgataaaacaataaaaaaatttcaaaacatagaAAGATATAGCAGTACTTACTTGTCTCATATATCAAACCAGATTCTTGTACGCTAACAGTTTTTTTTCACACGTTAGGGATCAAAACCATGGAGGTATACTGGTGTAGAAAACAACATGGACAGAGAAGACATCAAAATGCTTGTGAAGAAATGGTGGGATATTTACAACGATCCATCCCTCGATAACAAATCCGAGAACGGTGTTACGGAAGAAGAGAGCTTCTCCGAGCCACCCTCGCTTTTGGCTGCCATGCCTGAGCCGGCTGTATCTTATATCCCAGCACCATCTGCTGCCTAAAAATAAGTTTGGTGTTAACCTTATGATGTAGCCATAATATAATATCTATATGGGTTTTTGTAGGCCACTTGGCCTTTTTTTGGTGTGTGatgtaacaatatatatatatatatatatgggtaTAGTTTGGTACTGTTTGATTTATCTGTGTCACACTTTTTTTAGTTCAGCAACCAACTTTATTGGCTTTTATTTGATCTACGGATCAAATTTAGTATCGATATCCATATCCATTAATTAAAGAAACGGGCTTAACAACCCATTAGCCGAATGTTTATATAAATGAAAAGGAATGCTGGCCCAGTTTAACTTGAAGGAATCGACAAATTACTTTTCAAAACATCACCCCCACCATTCAATTCAAAGACTTCATCAAATTTGGGATCATCTCCCGAGAGATTAATCAAGAGCAAAATTCTTTTTTTGAGTTGAACATGTGAAAATGTTTGATCAAACTTTTAACTTGGAACCGTGAATATTGAAATTAGGTCCGTTGATTTCGGATTAACTCATGACCTGCTAAAAGTTTAAAGTCGTGATTGAGCAGAGGTACCATGCATGATGGTGGTGGTTTGGTCAACTCATGACCTTAATTAACATCACGTGGTCTTTAGTGTTCGGTTCAAAGTTTTGTGTCCAATTAGTTAACCGTACTCGAGGAGAATTGGTGCGCCACCGCCATTTTAATAGAGTTATAATAATTGACGCACGCTATTATTGAAGAAACTTCGCCACGTCACGAAAGCCATCGGAAGGTTCCTTTCCCTAATATATCTATGTATATTAGGGAAACATTTATATGTGTttgattgttttttttatataaaaagaaATAACTTTTTACAAATTAACAATGCATAATTTCCATCAATACGTGATAAATAGAAAATAAGCGGATAACAGTATCAATTAAATCAGGATCTGGCCGATCTAATATATGGGTACAAATGAGTTGAGCTCGACTCAAGCTCGGTCAAAATTCTAGCTCGAGTCGAGTTCGAGTAGCTCCAGCTTGTAATTGAGTCAAGCTCAAGTATACGATGGATCTGCTCGAGTAGCTCGTGAACTAATCaattatacatacatatatatatatatacatacatatgaGAAAAACACTATTAAATCCAAACGGACTCTTTTATGACTCATGATAATCGCAAGATCGATTATATTCGGGGAAAATACATTCTATATAATTTGTTATTGTGTGTCGGATAATATCCTAAGGATACGTACAACTCTATGCGATAACGAGGCAACAACGTAAATGTGTGAAACTAGTTCAAATCCAATGTCAACagtttttcatctattaatttaAACACCATAATATAGTTGACTAATACAAGAGAATTAGCCCTCGTAAAGATTGTAATTTCtacgattaaaaaaaaaaaaaaaaaaaaaaccaaacacGATTCTTCTTAATAAGGATGCACGTTTTTACTCAACCCACTATTAACATTAGTAAAGAAACCCATCAACTCCGGTCGATACGGTAGATACGACCGCCGCTTCTCATCATCTTTGGCCTTACTCCTCAAATACACTTCATGAGCTGACAACGACGCCGTTTTTCCCTTCTTCGCCTTAGGCAACTTTCTCTCAACCCTCTCCTCGCCACCTTTCTCACTCGCCTCCATCATCGGCGGTGCGTGGGAATTGTCATTCAAGAACACAAAAGCGTCCCTTCCATCGCTATTACTCCTGCCCAAAAAATCTTTGAACC
This window of the Primulina tabacum isolate GXHZ01 chromosome 4, ASM2559414v2, whole genome shotgun sequence genome carries:
- the LOC142542159 gene encoding galactinol synthase 1-like; the encoded protein is MAPQAPVDHVFHGKIPGLESSHMKRAYVTFLAGNGDYVKGVVGLAKGLRKVKSSYPLVVAILPDVPEEHREILKEQGCIVKEIEPIYPPENQIQFAMAYYVINYSKLRIWNFKEYSKMVYLDADIQVYDNIDHLFDAPDGYFYAVMDCFCEKTWSHSKQYSIGYCQQVPNKVTWPAEMGSPPPLYFNAGMFVFEPSQTTYDNLLETLRITPPTSFAEQDFLNMFFNSVYKPIRNVYNLVLANLWRHPENVELEKVKVVHYCAAGSKPWRYTGVENNMDREDIKMLVKKWWDIYNDPSLDNKSENGVTEEESFSEPPSLLAAMPEPAVSYIPAPSAA